From the Cololabis saira isolate AMF1-May2022 chromosome 13, fColSai1.1, whole genome shotgun sequence genome, the window cTCGAGGGAAGGCATTTTGGGATAACATGTTTACGGATACTGAGTGGAAGAAGGCCTGGACATTGCCTTATAAGTATTGTATCTCCAATAATATAAAAGAGGTTCACATTATAATTCTGCACACTATATATccaacaaatgtgtatttttctaaattctTAAATATTGAAAATAACTGCACTTTTTGCAACATGGAACCAGAAACCATAACTCACTTATTCTACCACTGTGCTCGATCTCTCAATTTCTGGTCTCAATTTGAACAATAGATAGTGTCTAAAATCAAGATAAACATCTCAATTGACTGTAGGAgtgtgatattttattttgtccatGAAGAAAATGACATCACTTTTATTATAAACCTGTTCATTCTGTATGGCAAATTTCACATACCGGTACACAAATGTAAATACTCCAAAACTCCATCCCACTTTAAAGGTTTCTTACTTGAGATTAGAGAGTACATTAAATCTCTTAAACTTATTGACACCAAACAAAGTATAACATCCACTGATATATAcaagaagttttttttaaagatgaatactgtatttacattttactttttttcatatCTTATTTATTCAATGTGTCATTCTCCCTACTTCATTGcactgcaatttttttttattgtatttttatattttcgatCACAACAAGAGgggtatactgtacatacatagaACACAAAATCCCCACATCTCAACTtccaataaaaaattaaatcagtCAAAGTCCATACACACCAAGACATATTTCATAGTGCTTTTCATAGTGCTATAATCATGCCAAATATTCTAAACAAAAATTCTCATTGCACTAATTGAAATACCAGATAGTACTACCATAGcaatgactctgaaataataattaaatagttaaatagtcTTCCTACCATACTTCATGATGAAGGGGACTTATCAAAGAAAAGTAGGAAACACTTCATGTCATTGTTTTCCTATTAGTCGGCTGCATTTATGACTTGACCCCAAAAAAATTCTAACAAAAGGTTTTTCAGTGGATTATTGTAGTACTAGGTGTACTTAATGACATCCTAAAAGTCTACCAAAATCTGACCGCCAGAAAGGtgtatttttcaagatggcgacCAAGGTGGCCAAGAAATCCCAGGTGAATAGggtaaacattttaacaaacaGATATCATCATGAAACTTCCCCAGTTAATTACTtacatgaagacaaaaaaaaattgcattggaagttttttgaaattgtatgtgTAACTATGCAAATTGGGCGTATCTCATTGTATATGCGCCAATTCGCATAAAGGAACATATATCTTAACATTGGATAAAGCTAGGTTAAAAATTATTGTTTGACCTTATTCACCTATCAGATACAAATTTACACAGGAGATTTTGGAAAACTCTTATCACTCTGCAGGCGGAGCGGATCAGAGTGCCTGCGGAGGCTCATGCCCTGTTTAACCAAGGAGACTGCCTCCGCGCGCGGTGCTTCCGCTCTGCTTCGGCGTCCGGTGGGTTTACGCTGTTAGAGGTAAAAACTCATTTTGAGAAAATGGCCAATAAAGATAACGATTGTGAATTCTTATATTAgtaatatacaaaaatatacagACGCAAGTATATATGTAACGATTCACTCGggtcatgattcgattcgattcacgATTTTTAGCCCACGATTACGATTTTTCATGATTCTTTAAACAAAATTATTAAATGAAAAGAAtccactgtactgtattttctcaCCTCCTCACTGTTACAGCAATACTGATCGTCGCTGTGTTGCAGTGTTATCAATGCATCAGGTGATGCAAACCTGTGTTGACATAGTCAAAACTTCAGTCAAAGCATCAGAACATCAGACCACAACCTTAATAGGAGAGGATACAGACTTGCTTATTCTTCTGCTCTACTATGCTGAGACAAACAATAGAGACctctattttcattcagataagtCCAAAGCTAGTAAAGTGTACAACATCAGAGAGATGAAACAAATCCTGGGTAGTGAGTTGTGTTCCCAGTTGCTCTTTATTCATGCTTTCACAGGATGTGATACAACTTCCCGCATCTTTAGTGTCGGGAAACAGTCAGCATTCCAGAAACTTGTGAAACGTGAATCAACCATCCATTTTCAGTGGGTTATTGTAGTACTAGGTGTACTTAATGACATCCTAAAAGTCTACCAAAATCTGACCACCAGAAAGGtgtatttttcaagatggcgacCAAGGTGGCCAAGAAATCCCAGGTGAATAGGGTAAAATTTTTAACAAACAGATATCATCATGAAACTTCCCCAGTTAATTACTtacatgaagacaaaaaaaaattgcattggaagttttttgaaattgtatgtgTAACTATGCAAATTAGGCGTATCTCATTGAATATGCGCCAATTCGCATAAAATAACCATTGCTCCTTATTCTTTAACAGAGGCAAGCATTTTTGGTGCCAAACCccatgtttttttaaaaaagcatcTAATTAGAATATTTAAATTATAGTGACATTATTAGCCATGCACATTAAACATTTAATAAAACGTTATGAAATCGGTTATGAACATATCTATATTAAATGTACGATTTCCAGTTTCACTTTTATTTCTAATCCTGTATTCAGGAGCTTTCTTTATACCTGTAGTCTAAAAAATCCATTGACTACTACAGTGTGGTACTGTGAAATTAGTCAAAACAGGGCCGCCACGTGAAGGCTCAGTACCGCTAACCCCTatagttgttttttctctttttttatgttttttttcattgttttttttgtatttttatcttttttttctcattgtttttatgtttttaagttCGCTGCAGTTGTTTCTTGTTTatcttgtatgtttttttatttgtttattttttttcctttcacagTTCGTCGTCACACTCCTCCTCCCATAAAGGTTGATTCTGTAGATTCTCACAGTTTTCAACTTGACATGGTCCACAAGCAGGCATGCATGGTAGTCCATATGCTCTGCAACTGCACCGTTGTGTTCGGCAGGCGGTTTTGCAATTACAGTGGACCATCTGCAGGAGGCTTTCTGGGGCAGCAGTCTTATTGGTCATAACTGGCAGGAAGATATTGCCCTCCAGTTTCCACCCCCAATCCACTGGGTTCATGTCACTCTCCTTTTCCATCCACACCATGATCTGGAAATAAACTCTTTGACAATGGTATTTAGTCGAGGACTCTGTAGGAGGGAGACGTTCTGGAGTAAAAATGACTTAGCAGAAACAATTTTCTTGCTAAAAAGGTTGTAGCGCAAAGAAGCAAGTGAATCAGTACTCTTGCCACCAAAAAACACTGCCATTGCCTTGCTCCCATGGTCCTCAATGACATTCCTTGCCTGATTTGGGAGCAGAAACACATTTGCACAGGACTGGATGGTTGATTCACGTTTCACAAGTTTCTGGAATGCTGACTGTTTCCCGACACTAAAGATGCGGGAAGTTGTATCACATCCTGTGAAAGCATGAATAAAGAGCAACTGGGAACACAACTCACTACCGAGGACTTGTTTCATCTCTCTGATGTTGTACACTTTACTAGCTTTGGacttatctgaatgaaaatagagGTCTCTATTGTTTGTCTCAGCATAGTAGAGCAGAAGAATAAGCAAGTCTGTATCCTCTCCTATTAAGGTTGTGGTCTGATGTTCTGATGCTTTGACTGAAGTTTTGACTATGTCAACACAGGTTTGCATCACCTGATGCATTGATAACACTGCAACACAGCGACGATCAGTATTGCTGTAACAGTGAGGAGGtgagaaaatacagtacagtggaTTCTTTTCATTTAATAATCTTGTTTAAAGAATCATGAAAAATCGTAATCGTGGGCTAAAAATcgtgaatcgaatcgaatcatgaccCGAGTGAATCGTTACATATATACTTGCGTctgtatatttttgtatattacTAATATAAGAATTCACAATGGTTATCTTTATTGGCCATTTTCTCAAAATGAGTTTTTACCTCTAACAGCGTAAACCCAGCGGACGCCGAAGCAGAGCGGAAGCACCGCGCGCGGAGGCAGTCTCCTTGGTTAAACAGGGCGTGAGCCTCCGCAGGCACTCTGCTCCGCTCCGCCTGCAGAGTGATAAGAGTTTTCCAAAATCTCCTGTGTAAATTTGTATCTGATAGGTGAATAAGGTCAAACAATAATTTTTAACCTAGCTTTATCCAATGTTAAGATATATGTTCCTTTATGGGAATTGGCGCATATTCAATGAGATACGCCCAATTTGCATAGTTAcacatacaatttcaaaaaacttccaatgcaatttttttttgtcttcatgtaAGTAATTAACTGGGGAAGTTTCATGATGATATCTGTTTGTTAAAAATTTGACCCTATTCACCTGGGATTTCTTGGCCACCTTGgtcgccatcttgaaaaatacaCCTTTCTGGTGGTCAGATTTTGGTAGACTTTTAGGATGTCATTAAGTACACCTAGTACTACAATAACCCACTGAAAAACCTTTTGTTAGAATTTTTTTGGGGTATGatggttttttttcatatatgcaGCCGACTTTAGTGTAAGGTAGCTTGAGAGTTCATTCCACCAGTGGATATCTTGTGATAATACTGGGGGTTTAGATTCTTTCCAATTTAACgttatacatttcctggctgCCAACAGCAAGATTTATATATCTGCAATGATATTTGTTCCACTTGTCTGACATACTAGTTCCCAAAAGACATAAACGAGGTGACAGACAGACAAATACATGTAAACATTGAGATATCAACTTGGTAACAGAATTCCAAAAAAAGGAAGGTGCATCACATGACCAAAACATATGAAGAAAtgttcctttttgtttcttacAACGCCAGGAGAGAAATGACATCTCACTGTTCATGTTATGCAATTTCTCTGGCGTATAATAAATCCTGTGTATCATCTTAAATAGAGCTAGTTTATGCCTTAGATTGTAAGAACATTTATGAACTTGTCTACAAATggaattttatatttatttttttgttacatacaggactgtctcagaaaattagaatattgtgataaagtcctttattttctgtgatgcaattaaataaacaaaaatgtcatacattctggattcattacaaatcaactcaaatattattattttaatattgctgattatggtttacatcttaagattaagattcccagaacattcaaatttttttagataggatatttgagttttcttaagctgtaagccatgatcagcaatattacaataataaaaggcttgcaatatttcagttgatttgtaatgaatccagaatgtatgacatttttgcattacagaaaataaaggactttatcacaatattcaaattttctgagacagtcctgtatatattggagCACTTGTCTGGTGTTCTTTGTATATAActtctcaataaaaaaaaaaagaatacaatatGGTGGTTGACTATGGTCACCAGCTTAATTTAGTTTAATAAATAACTTATAAATAATTTggaacaaataataaaataaagtaattaaaaaaaacaccaaatagCCTAAAGCTGGAAGTTTGTCAATCATAGCTTGTCAAAAAACAACTtgctaaaactgaaataaatgacCTGCGCTGATTTTATGGCTAACAACGCAGGATGGGGACGTTTCAGTGTACCTGTGGCCACGCCccccgggggcggggcttatgtgTGACTCACTCAGGTGTCACTCAGGTGTGACTCGGGTGAGACTGAGGTGTGTCTGCGTGTTTCCACATCACTCCTGCAGGCTGCAGCTCCCCTCCATCACAACACCGTGCTCCGCGTTTCCGGGGCTCTTTAAGAGCCGAGCACTGCCTGTATCTGCTGATCATCAGCCGGCTCGGCGCCGCCTCCCTCCCCGCTGTCCTGCTGCATCTCCGGGTTGCTCCGCTCGGCTCCGCTCGGCTCCCGGCGGGACTGCGGGACTCCAGCAGCCACCATGGATTACCTGTGATCAGCACTAAGATGCGGCCGGCCCGTTTTCCTCGCCATCCCGGGTTATGCTGCTGTAAAAGGTAACCACGCTGAGCTGATGAGGACAGAGACCCACGAACACGTTTTTCTCTTTTATCACCGGATCACATCATACATGTTTCATGTGTTGGCTGTGCAGAATGACTTGTTTGTCTAAGTCTTTGGGATGGACAGCTTTTTGTGGCACACAACTTTTATTATTGTGGCTGTAGTTCCGGGCTTGGGTGTTTTGTCTGGTTCAGCTGATGGGGCGTTTGTAGGAAGCAGTAGCTGCAGTTTGGTTAGGTGAGTATTGATCACATAAACAGGGCGACCCCTCTCAGATTACCGTGTTTCTCTGTGATACCGCACACCATGCAGAGGATTCCTCTTCCTTAATTAAAATATCTGTCCTTATCATCGATGCAAACATACCAGCTGGCACTATACCTTCAATATGATGTCCATATATGCTTTTAAAGCTGCTATGAATTAGGTTTTTCCTCACTTCTCCTTTGATCATATACTGGCACATATGGACGTGTTTTAATGGTGTAAGTGTGTGTTTTGTAAGGGGATGCAAACGCCAGAGCTCAGCATGTCTTCGGTGGTGGTATTTGGACAGACTGAGCTGAGCCTGAGAGAGCTGCCCATGCAGAGCTGGATGTCTCACCTGCCATGTGCTCTGTGGGATGTTCCCTTGTACCACCTGGCCATCCCAGGTAGGCCGCTGCATACCACTGTGATGCTGAGGAAGCTGGGCTATTTGAATGAGTCACCAGGATATACAAATGTGCAAAAGGCAAGCAAATGAGATGAACATGTGCAGCAAACAAAAGGTGACCAGCTGCTCAACATAGACTGTATGCAAGCACATCTAAAAATAGTATGAGCAAATATTGAATATGCtgcaaatgcaaattaattgcATATCAGTCtacaaaaccaaaccaaatacagattaatattattttttttatatatatatatatatatatatatatatatatatatatatacgataTATAATTCTTGTTTGTGATGCTTCTCAAGTGTTTCTACATTTACTTTTGTTCTGCAATTGTATTATATTGATCTCAGGGCTACCACAGTTCTTACATTGAACACACATAATGATTAATTTTATTATCTTTGTCCAATTTAGGCAGTCACAACGCaataacctactgtctggatATGAACGACAGATCTCCTGTTGACCCTATGCAGCCGGACATGCTTCAAAAGCTGGATAAATACATGAAGCCTCTTATTCGCCCCTTTGTGTACAAGTGGGCAATAACCCAGGTAATGAGTTTCAGGTAATACGCCACAAAAGATTCTGGAAGCTGGCTCTCCTACATATAATGAGCTGATATACTGTGTCTTTCAGGAGTATACTATAAAGCAGCAGCTGGACTGTGGGGTCAGATACTGCGACCTAAGGATCGCACACAGGCCCAACGACAACTCCACCGATCTCTACTTCTACCACGGCGTTTACACCACGCTCACGGTGGAGGTGAAGGCATTGCACACAGACACAAAGGATGTTGCCTTAGTCAAACTCCTGCCCTTGAAATTAATTCTCATTTGCATCCAGACCAAAAAAGGACATAGCAACACCTTGCCTATAAAAAAAACTGGTAAAACTGGTACCGGATCACCGGCGGAGTTGTTGCGTAGGCAGGTGGATGGAACTGACTCATGCACAGAAACCTCAGTAGACCCAGGGCAGCCTAGGTAGTAAAAATAGCAGTGTTTACTGATAATGGCTCAATGAGGGAGTATTAGGGATGCACAGAGCACATTAGCAGAATGTACAGTAATGTCAGTCCACCTCTGAAAGCTCTTCCCACCTTAGGGTGCATTTTAAGACACACTAGTCATGACTGCGTGTTACACGTTCAGTGTGTCTCTGCTGAGGAAGCCTGCTGTGTTTAGATGTCTGAATTCAACACTTTATCTGAAGGGTGGTGGCCATCCAGGACCATATCTGATAAGCTGAGGTCAACATAAATCCTCACAGCAGAAAAACCTCTATGTACtccatgggtggatggatggatggatggactttattgatcccagacTGGCATGAAATGCACTAGGAGTTACAAAccttcttttttaaaaaaaaaatctttttattttgtttatttaacttTGGATAACTTTGCAAAACAAAGTTTGTAGAGACTTAGTTCAAAATGTAGGTAAGACTGGATAAAatcaaaataacacattttctTATAGATTTCCAATTATTTATCAGATATGGCTGGCTAGAAAATTGGTAAAAACACAGTTGGTAAGATTTAAATGGAGCTAACATAGGTTTTCCCATAAATAGCACAATTTGGTGCTCAGATAATATGAAGATGTTTGTTCTGTTAAATACATTCTTACaacgacttttttttttcctttttggctacaataattttatttgaaaggaTAGATTCCTCTTCAAAATACATCATTACTTTCACTTTTGACTATAAAGTAAACCCATAATCATATAATGTTAAATATATAAAGGTTATTCTTTTGGAAAATATTAAAGGACaaaaataactgtaataatatcATTGTGAAACCTCTTTGTCTTGCGTAAAGTTTGCATAAGAAAGTAATATCTTTCgagtaatatttatttaaataataataatgatagattttatttatatgcacCTTTCTAACACTCATGGACATTGTACCAAAGAATAACATAACAAACTATATTATGCAATGTATAAAACAAGTTAAAATTGGACAGTGCAGCTGTAATCAGGGAGAGAAACCGGCGTTACACAGATGGGTTTGACTGGATTTAAAGAGAGGATGTGAATGGATGTTTCTGAACTCAGATGGTAATTGTAGTAATTGCTTTAACTTACTAAATAAATTAAGGGCCCATCACCAAACTGCTGAGGGAGGAGGAGCTGGACCTCTAATTAAttagccttttattttattttaaaagtaaccGATATCCAGGATAACCTAGACGTTGCCTGATCAGGATCTGCAGACGTTTCTCGTGCAAGATCCAAGATATTTTGGGAATGTTGAAGGGCAGGACTTAATCTGAATTTATCCATGGTCCTAGCATGAACAAAGCATTTTAAAAGGAGGGGGgattttctccttcttctttcttctttatttatttctcattgAGATAGTAAGTTTGTAGCTGTAACTGTGTAACTTTTAAAGAGTCCAATAGCTTATAGACTATTGGGGGAACAGAGCTTTGGACCAAAGCATGTCACAAAAACTCCCTTTAAATCCCAGGAGAATTAGTCaactttaaacaaaaatgtcatcatatGTCGGCTTTACTTCACAGTGTTGTTTAGCTCCCAAATTGACCTTATTTTGTACTATTACAACAAAAACAATGCACCATGTGCAAAAAAACAGATAGAATATGTAAGCACACATCAGTACTGGTCTCTGCAAGATGCTGCAGTCATTTGGCCAAAAGAAAAGCTGGAATTTTTTTACAGACAAGACATTTTTTCAGGATGTTACAGACTCGTCCTGGCTGAGAAATGCACCTGGAAGTCCTTCAGGTTTCAAAGTGTGTTGTAAGCTTTTCAATTAAAGCTGTGACTTATCGCTGATTCCTTGTGTTTCTCTGACAGACCGTCCTGACAGAGATAAACGAGTGGCTGGATGCTCATCCCAAGGAGGTGTTAATTCTGTCCTTCAGCCATTTCCTCGGCCTCAACCAGGAGCTCCACTCGCTGCTGCTCACCACCATCCGCAACATTTTCACTTCTAAACTGTGTCCCAAAATGGTACAGCCGTGCTTCCGGCTCTGTATAAAAAATTCATTATCAAGGCAACATTTTTCTTATTGTCAGCAGTTCAGACCAAACCCAGCTCAGCCTGATGTGAATTATTCCTTTATGACACAGAGCTCTGCTGATGTCAAAGAgaggcacgcacgcacgcacgcacgcacgcacgcacgcacgcacgcacgcacgcacgcacgcacgcacgcacgcacgcacgcacgcacgcacgcacgcacgcacgcacgcacgcacgcacgcacgcaccgtCATGATGTTAAAACGACCCACTGGAGCTCCCAGGGAAAATAGTGTCTGAGCCTGTAGGTAATCGTGTTTGAGTGACATCTGATTAAAAACTTACATTTAGGGTCTCTTTTACGGTGATTTTTACTCTTGCAGTAAGAACCAGTGAaccttaaattgaccaaaacatgtttttttcttgtcttaaaAACTGTTGACAataagagaaatatggaataatgCTACTATCAACCTTCAAAGTattaagaaaaatgtattagatCTAATTGTTTCATTTCGTCAATTTCAGGAAGTGTTAACTCTTCGAAAAATGTGGGCTTTGAGGTACCAAGTGATTGTGTCCTATGAACACAGTATTTCTGGCTGTAACCTGGACTTGTGGCCTCACATCCCTTACTGGTGGGCCAACAAATGCAAAGCCGAGTCTCTTATCGAAGACTTTGAACACAGGAAACAACATGGCAGACCAGGTACTTGACTGATGACATATACCGTCGACAAAAGTTAGGAATCAAATGCATTTGTCACTCGCAAACTAACAGTGCAGTcctttatatttatttctgtgCTTGGTGTTCTAGGAGGTTTCTTTGTCACAGGAATTAATCTGACAGAGGACCTGAAATACATCT encodes:
- the plcxd1 gene encoding PI-PLC X domain-containing protein 1 isoform X1; this translates as MQTPELSMSSVVVFGQTELSLRELPMQSWMSHLPCALWDVPLYHLAIPGSHNAITYCLDMNDRSPVDPMQPDMLQKLDKYMKPLIRPFVYKWAITQEYTIKQQLDCGVRYCDLRIAHRPNDNSTDLYFYHGVYTTLTVETVLTEINEWLDAHPKEVLILSFSHFLGLNQELHSLLLTTIRNIFTSKLCPKMEVLTLRKMWALRYQVIVSYEHSISGCNLDLWPHIPYWWANKCKAESLIEDFEHRKQHGRPGGFFVTGINLTEDLKYICTHPTESLKDLVMSTYPTLLSWVKEQTPGSRLGSLNIIAGDFITESLFAPTVVKLNERLLK
- the plcxd1 gene encoding PI-PLC X domain-containing protein 1 isoform X2, with amino-acid sequence MNDRSPVDPMQPDMLQKLDKYMKPLIRPFVYKWAITQEYTIKQQLDCGVRYCDLRIAHRPNDNSTDLYFYHGVYTTLTVETVLTEINEWLDAHPKEVLILSFSHFLGLNQELHSLLLTTIRNIFTSKLCPKMEVLTLRKMWALRYQVIVSYEHSISGCNLDLWPHIPYWWANKCKAESLIEDFEHRKQHGRPGGFFVTGINLTEDLKYICTHPTESLKDLVMSTYPTLLSWVKEQTPGSRLGSLNIIAGDFITESLFAPTVVKLNERLLK